Proteins encoded together in one Campylobacter concisus window:
- a CDS encoding tetratricopeptide repeat protein — protein MDLAVFRRNKGTSQIYKDEEEMKKIILLSMILLTTSFSKDLFELGLEAYNKGEFDEAAKQWQRGCNDGNIDSCTNLGTLYENGQGVAQDYNKAAALYKHACDSKDAIGCYNLGNFYERGQGVEQDYTKAIKLYEKACDGNIAQAYHNLGVLYVNGLGVEQDYYKAAQLWQKACSDKYSTSCYNLGILYNIGQGVKQDYYKAADLYKQACDDGVNDSCSNLGILYENGQGVEQDYSKSLELYEKACNNGYNRGCFNLGAFYLKGKGAKQDYHIAKEYFYKACELGLQPGCDVYKKLNEKGL, from the coding sequence ATGGATTTAGCAGTGTTTCGCCGCAACAAAGGGACAAGCCAAATTTATAAAGATGAAGAAGAGATGAAAAAGATTATTCTTTTATCCATGATCTTGCTAACTACTAGCTTCTCTAAGGATCTTTTTGAGCTTGGGCTTGAGGCTTATAATAAAGGCGAGTTTGATGAAGCTGCCAAACAATGGCAAAGAGGTTGTAATGATGGTAATATTGATAGTTGCACTAATTTAGGAACTTTATATGAAAACGGTCAAGGTGTGGCGCAGGACTATAATAAAGCAGCCGCCTTGTATAAACACGCTTGTGATAGTAAAGATGCTATTGGTTGCTATAATCTAGGTAATTTTTATGAAAGAGGACAAGGGGTAGAGCAGGACTATACCAAAGCTATCAAACTATACGAAAAAGCTTGCGATGGCAATATCGCCCAAGCCTACCACAATTTGGGAGTTTTATATGTAAATGGTCTGGGTGTAGAGCAAGACTATTATAAGGCAGCTCAATTATGGCAAAAAGCTTGCAGTGACAAATATAGCACTAGCTGTTACAATTTAGGGATTTTATACAATATTGGTCAAGGTGTAAAACAAGACTATTATAAAGCAGCCGATCTATACAAACAAGCTTGTGACGATGGAGTTAATGATAGTTGCTCTAATTTAGGAATTTTATATGAAAACGGTCAAGGTGTAGAGCAAGACTACAGTAAATCCCTAGAATTATATGAAAAAGCTTGCAATAATGGATACAATCGCGGTTGTTTTAATTTAGGAGCTTTTTATCTAAAAGGCAAAGGCGCAAAACAAGACTACCACATAGCAAAAGAATATTTTTATAAAGCTTGCGAATTAGGGCTTCAACCAGGGTGTGACGTTTATAAAAAGTTAAACGAAAAAGGCCTTTAA
- a CDS encoding pseudouridine synthase has translation MEKTRLNKFISHNTNYSRREADELIKAGKVSIAGRVVSDLATSVDEDDKVRINGRLIKLKKEFTVIVYHKQKGELVSKKDDRGRKTIYDTLDKKFAKFVSVGRLDYASEGLLLLTDAPAIATALMNSDLEREYYLKVKGEVTKEVIDAMTNGFFAKDATKGAHAKTTIKSMEFKPFLAYKVFGSSGGYTKLKVIINEGQNRELRRFFGYFDLEVMDLKRVSFGRVSLDMLKPGKWRYFENSEYEDLRDFLKVNNVRY, from the coding sequence ATGGAAAAAACAAGACTAAATAAATTTATCTCACATAACACAAACTACTCACGCCGTGAGGCAGATGAGCTGATAAAAGCTGGCAAGGTTAGCATAGCAGGACGTGTGGTTAGCGACCTTGCTACAAGCGTGGATGAAGATGACAAAGTGCGCATAAATGGCCGTTTGATAAAGCTAAAGAAGGAATTTACCGTTATCGTTTATCACAAACAAAAGGGTGAGCTAGTTAGCAAGAAAGATGACCGCGGACGAAAGACGATATATGACACATTAGACAAGAAATTTGCCAAATTTGTTAGCGTAGGGCGCTTAGACTACGCAAGCGAGGGGCTACTTTTACTAACTGACGCCCCAGCGATCGCCACAGCGCTCATGAATAGCGACTTAGAGCGCGAATACTACCTAAAAGTAAAAGGCGAGGTGACAAAAGAGGTGATAGATGCGATGACAAATGGCTTTTTCGCCAAGGATGCCACCAAAGGCGCTCACGCAAAAACAACTATAAAATCAATGGAATTTAAGCCATTTCTAGCCTACAAAGTCTTTGGCTCAAGCGGTGGTTACACAAAACTAAAGGTCATCATCAACGAGGGTCAAAACAGGGAGCTACGCCGATTTTTTGGTTACTTTGACCTTGAAGTGATGGATCTAAAACGTGTTAGCTTTGGACGCGTTAGCCTTGATATGCTAAAGCCTGGTAAATGGCGCTACTTTGAAAATAGCGAATATGAAGACCTAAGAGACTTTTTGAAAGTTAATAACGTTAGATACTAA
- a CDS encoding ABC transporter permease, translating to MISRNFINYAVILLFKDKKDHLFSFCLFALIIFVLSSVLFISGSIQHDLISLVKDRSSIVVSAFRAGKRDLMHPGYIYDISKIDGVADVRGVAEGEYYFVQKRVWFHLYEDDSLKEDEMIVGEGVKAAMNELYYDESFNFLTEERMIPVKILKTMPKQSALITNNAIFLHPKTLRAILNLKDEEYTKLYVDVPNSEEISQVALKIENLYPNSFAISIEDEVANIRHLYYYKGGIFMSIYVSVMLIFFVLLKNQISLAYGSKKREIAILRSIGFSIKEIIFLKFIQNFIVSVSAFLLGVMLAYLFVFVLNAPFLKGIFLGDELLNFTNFTPILEFDKLFLIFVFGVIPFLAFVLIPSWRVACGDINEGLK from the coding sequence ATGATAAGTAGAAATTTCATAAACTACGCCGTGATCTTGCTTTTTAAAGACAAAAAGGACCATCTCTTTAGCTTTTGTCTATTTGCGCTCATTATCTTTGTGCTAAGCTCGGTGCTTTTCATCTCTGGCTCGATCCAGCATGATCTTATAAGCTTAGTAAAAGATAGATCAAGCATCGTTGTTAGTGCCTTTCGTGCTGGTAAAAGAGATCTCATGCACCCTGGCTACATCTACGATATCTCAAAGATCGATGGCGTGGCCGATGTTAGAGGTGTGGCGGAGGGAGAGTACTACTTCGTGCAAAAGCGCGTCTGGTTTCATCTATATGAGGATGATAGTTTGAAAGAAGATGAGATGATCGTTGGCGAGGGCGTAAAAGCTGCTATGAACGAGCTTTACTACGATGAGAGCTTTAACTTCTTAACTGAAGAGCGCATGATACCAGTAAAGATATTAAAAACCATGCCAAAACAAAGCGCTCTTATCACAAATAACGCCATATTTTTGCATCCAAAAACGCTAAGAGCTATCTTAAATTTAAAAGATGAAGAATATACAAAGCTCTATGTCGATGTGCCAAATAGCGAAGAGATCAGTCAAGTGGCCTTAAAAATAGAAAATTTATATCCAAACTCATTTGCCATTAGTATAGAAGATGAGGTGGCAAACATTAGGCATCTTTACTACTATAAGGGCGGAATTTTTATGAGCATTTATGTTAGCGTTATGCTCATTTTTTTCGTGCTGCTTAAAAACCAAATTTCACTTGCTTACGGCAGTAAAAAGCGTGAGATAGCCATTTTGCGAAGCATCGGCTTTAGTATAAAAGAGATCATTTTTTTAAAATTTATACAAAATTTCATCGTTAGCGTTAGCGCTTTTTTGCTTGGAGTTATGTTAGCTTACCTCTTTGTGTTTGTTCTAAATGCTCCCTTTTTAAAGGGGATATTTTTAGGCGATGAGCTTTTAAATTTTACAAATTTCACGCCTATTTTGGAGTTTGATAAGCTCTTTTTGATCTTTGTCTTTGGCGTCATACCATTTTTGGCATTCGTGCTTATCCCGTCGTGGCGTGTGGCGTGTGGTGACATAAATGAGGGGCTAAAATGA
- a CDS encoding KpsF/GutQ family sugar-phosphate isomerase, which yields MQKANQIAAEVLEIEANELLRHAKSVELEDAVNLIFNAKGKVIVTGVGKSGHVGAKIAATLASTGTPSFFLHPTEAMHGDLGMIEKDDILLAISFSGESDELIKILPHVKRFGVKIVAMARSKTSSLGKFSDAFIDINVEKEACPLNAAPTASTTLTLALGDALAVCLMQKRGFKKEDFANFHPGGSLGKRLFLKVKDVMRSENLPIVRWNASLKSAIDTMTHGKLGTVLIVDKDGVLDALLSDGDLRRALMREDFDLEEPAMKFATLHPKEINDKEMLAVDALALIEKYKIQILAVVENGVPVGVLHIHDLANLGL from the coding sequence ATGCAAAAAGCCAATCAAATCGCCGCTGAAGTCCTAGAGATAGAAGCAAATGAGCTTTTAAGACACGCTAAAAGCGTAGAGTTAGAAGATGCTGTAAATTTGATATTTAATGCAAAGGGCAAAGTCATAGTAACAGGTGTGGGCAAGAGCGGTCACGTGGGCGCAAAGATCGCTGCTACGCTTGCAAGCACTGGCACGCCAAGCTTTTTCTTACATCCGACAGAGGCCATGCATGGCGACCTTGGTATGATAGAAAAAGACGACATCTTGTTAGCCATTAGTTTTAGTGGTGAGAGCGATGAGCTTATCAAAATTTTGCCTCATGTAAAGCGCTTTGGCGTAAAAATCGTCGCCATGGCAAGAAGCAAGACAAGCTCACTTGGTAAATTTAGCGACGCTTTTATAGATATAAATGTAGAGAAAGAGGCGTGCCCACTAAATGCCGCCCCAACAGCATCAACCACACTAACGTTAGCTCTTGGCGATGCGTTAGCTGTTTGCTTGATGCAAAAGCGTGGCTTTAAAAAAGAGGACTTTGCAAATTTTCATCCAGGTGGTAGCCTTGGCAAGAGGCTATTTTTGAAGGTCAAAGATGTGATGAGAAGCGAAAATTTACCAATAGTCCGCTGGAATGCAAGCCTAAAAAGCGCCATCGATACTATGACACATGGCAAGCTTGGCACTGTTCTCATCGTCGATAAAGATGGCGTGCTAGACGCTCTTTTAAGTGACGGCGATCTTAGGCGCGCGCTTATGAGAGAGGACTTTGACCTAGAAGAGCCAGCGATGAAATTTGCAACACTGCATCCAAAAGAGATAAATGACAAAGAGATGTTAGCCGTAGATGCGTTAGCTTTAATAGAAAAGTATAAAATTCAGATTCTAGCTGTCGTAGAAAATGGCGTGCCTGTGGGCGTTTTACACATCCACGACCTTGCAAATTTAGGACTATAA
- a CDS encoding ABC transporter ATP-binding protein yields the protein MINIRGVSLVYNQGKQNEFCALKDINLDVNNGELVILKGVSGSGKSTLLSLIALLQKPTSGEILIDGTNIAKLPDAFCSEFRHKRLGLVFQNFNLIEGLSVYENLLAPFALTNFKANVRDEMIKKALELANISHKRDENVSNLSGGERQRCAVARALSMDADIILADEPTANLDRQNARAFLGLLESFKALKKSVIVATHDSIFDELGATDRVVSLQNGEIV from the coding sequence ATGATAAATATAAGAGGCGTTAGCCTAGTCTATAACCAAGGCAAACAAAACGAGTTTTGCGCTCTAAAAGATATAAATTTAGACGTTAATAACGGCGAGTTAGTGATACTAAAAGGCGTTAGCGGAAGCGGTAAAAGCACCCTGCTCTCACTCATAGCCCTACTTCAAAAGCCAACTAGCGGAGAAATTTTGATAGACGGCACTAACATCGCAAAGCTGCCTGACGCATTTTGCTCTGAGTTTAGACACAAAAGGCTTGGGCTTGTCTTTCAAAATTTTAACCTCATCGAGGGCTTAAGCGTCTATGAAAATTTGTTAGCTCCGTTTGCTCTAACAAATTTCAAAGCAAACGTGCGTGACGAGATGATAAAAAAGGCTCTTGAGCTCGCAAATATCTCACACAAAAGAGATGAAAATGTATCAAATTTAAGCGGTGGTGAGCGTCAAAGATGTGCGGTGGCTAGGGCTTTATCAATGGACGCTGATATCATTTTGGCTGATGAGCCAACGGCAAATTTAGATAGGCAAAATGCGCGTGCATTTTTAGGATTGCTAGAGTCATTTAAAGCGCTTAAAAAAAGCGTCATAGTCGCCACTCACGATAGCATTTTTGACGAGCTGGGCGCTACAGATAGGGTTGTAAGTTTGCAAAACGGAGAGATAGTATGA
- a CDS encoding tetratricopeptide repeat protein: MKSLVLLAASLCVLNAGYIKEALSAKDDHNKLAQIYEDACDKEKKASGCYNLAVLYSRGDGNVKKDEAKAAMLYEKACDQNFSMACSNLGYVYENGKGVEKDLEKAVKFYEKACSDNEGCTELGLLYANGTGVRKDLKKAKELYEKACKAGDGMGCSNLGYLYAQAEGAEKDYAKAKTYYEMACANEAGIGCDNLGFLYVYGQGVEQNLTKATKLYEQACIYAYEKGCNNYAIMLAEGKGVKEDVGKAREIFTKSCKNGLKEACENLEILGKN; the protein is encoded by the coding sequence ATGAAGAGTTTGGTTTTATTGGCTGCTAGTTTGTGCGTTTTAAATGCTGGCTACATCAAAGAGGCTTTAAGCGCAAAAGACGATCATAACAAACTAGCGCAAATTTATGAAGATGCTTGCGACAAAGAGAAAAAGGCATCAGGCTGCTACAACCTAGCTGTGCTTTACAGCAGAGGGGACGGCAACGTCAAAAAGGACGAGGCAAAGGCGGCTATGCTTTATGAAAAGGCTTGCGATCAAAATTTCTCTATGGCTTGTAGCAACCTTGGCTACGTCTATGAAAATGGCAAAGGCGTAGAAAAAGACCTCGAAAAAGCAGTTAAATTTTACGAAAAAGCATGCAGTGACAACGAGGGCTGCACGGAGCTTGGCTTGCTCTATGCAAATGGCACTGGCGTGAGAAAAGATCTAAAAAAGGCAAAAGAGCTTTATGAAAAGGCTTGCAAAGCAGGGGACGGCATGGGATGTAGCAACCTTGGCTACTTATACGCTCAGGCCGAGGGCGCCGAGAAAGACTACGCAAAAGCCAAAACATACTACGAGATGGCCTGCGCAAACGAAGCTGGCATAGGGTGTGATAACCTAGGCTTTTTATATGTTTATGGGCAAGGGGTTGAACAAAATTTAACAAAAGCGACAAAACTTTACGAGCAAGCGTGCATATACGCCTATGAAAAGGGCTGCAACAACTACGCTATCATGCTAGCTGAGGGCAAAGGCGTAAAAGAGGACGTAGGAAAAGCACGTGAAATTTTCACTAAAAGCTGCAAAAATGGCTTAAAAGAGGCGTGCGAGAATTTAGAAATTTTAGGAAAGAATTGA
- a CDS encoding ribonuclease J, with protein MNDKNEEKVVTNQSKNNKRRRFRPKNKPKQEGETTEQTSLASKSVIDNFFAAEQAENEAHAEPKSQNPRPKKQRNNKNQNKNGENNKPKEQKQQKEKPKQEPKAEAKNETKEQKEKPKKAKKPKKNLPAKLNGNEQWQQDIASAMEANKATHELRLEPLKYLNSSEHKIRITPLGGLGEIGGNMTVFETETSAIIVDIGMSFPSESMHGVDILIPDFDYVRKIKDKIKGVIITHAHEDHIGAVPYFYKEFKFPIYATPLPLGMINNKFEEHGLKQERSLFRSVEKRKPYLIGDFEVEWIHITHSIIDASALAITTKAGTIIHTGDFKIDHTPIDGYPTDLGRLAYYGERGVLCLLSDSTNSYKEGFTKSESSVGKTFDAIFSKAKGRVIMSTFSSNIHRVYQAIEWGLKYNRKVCVIGRSMERNLYTAMELGYIKLDKKIFIDANEVGKFKDDEVLIVTTGSQGETMSALYRMATDEHKYIKIKPTDQIIISSKAIPGNENSVSTVLNFLLKSGASVAYQDFSEIHVSGHAAQEEQKLMLRLIKPKFFLPVHGEYNHIAKHKETAISCGVDERNIYLMSDGDQMEVCQKYLKRVKTVKTGKVFIDNQINKQIADDVVIDRQNLAEAGVVMIIAQISRHGAKLINKPRVISYGLVGDKQDAEFRKEMEGVLEQYLSNVKEELLKDSRLLESQVRQVIRKHIFRKVKKYPTIVPIIYLM; from the coding sequence ATGAACGACAAAAACGAAGAGAAAGTTGTAACTAACCAAAGCAAAAACAACAAAAGACGAAGATTTAGACCAAAAAATAAGCCAAAACAAGAGGGCGAAACTACCGAGCAAACCTCACTAGCAAGCAAAAGCGTGATAGATAACTTCTTTGCAGCAGAGCAAGCTGAAAATGAAGCGCATGCCGAGCCAAAGAGTCAAAATCCTCGCCCAAAAAAGCAAAGAAACAATAAAAATCAAAACAAAAATGGCGAAAATAATAAGCCAAAAGAGCAAAAACAGCAAAAAGAAAAACCAAAACAAGAGCCAAAAGCTGAAGCTAAAAACGAGACAAAAGAGCAAAAAGAGAAGCCCAAAAAGGCTAAAAAACCAAAGAAAAATTTGCCTGCAAAGCTAAATGGCAACGAGCAGTGGCAGCAAGACATCGCAAGCGCGATGGAGGCGAACAAAGCCACTCACGAGCTAAGACTTGAGCCACTAAAATATCTAAATTCAAGCGAGCATAAAATTCGCATAACTCCACTTGGCGGTCTTGGTGAGATCGGCGGCAATATGACGGTCTTTGAAACAGAAACTAGCGCCATCATCGTTGATATCGGCATGAGCTTTCCAAGCGAGAGCATGCACGGCGTGGATATCCTCATCCCAGACTTCGACTACGTTCGCAAGATAAAAGATAAGATAAAAGGTGTCATCATCACTCACGCGCATGAAGATCACATCGGCGCGGTGCCTTATTTTTACAAAGAGTTTAAATTTCCTATCTACGCCACACCGCTTCCACTTGGCATGATAAATAATAAATTTGAAGAGCACGGACTAAAGCAAGAGCGCTCACTCTTTAGATCAGTCGAAAAAAGAAAACCATATCTCATAGGCGACTTTGAGGTCGAGTGGATACATATAACCCACTCTATCATCGACGCCTCAGCACTTGCGATCACGACAAAGGCTGGCACGATCATCCACACAGGCGACTTCAAGATAGATCATACGCCGATAGATGGCTACCCAACAGACCTTGGCAGACTAGCGTATTATGGTGAGCGTGGCGTGCTTTGTCTATTAAGCGATAGCACAAACAGCTACAAAGAGGGCTTTACGAAGAGCGAAAGTAGCGTTGGCAAGACCTTTGACGCGATATTTTCAAAGGCAAAAGGCCGCGTCATAATGAGCACATTTAGCTCAAACATCCACCGCGTCTATCAAGCGATCGAGTGGGGTTTAAAATACAACCGCAAAGTCTGTGTCATCGGCAGATCAATGGAGAGAAATTTATACACTGCTATGGAGCTTGGCTACATCAAACTTGATAAGAAAATTTTTATCGATGCAAACGAGGTTGGTAAATTTAAAGATGACGAAGTGCTTATCGTCACTACTGGCTCTCAGGGCGAGACCATGAGCGCACTTTACCGCATGGCGACAGATGAACACAAATATATAAAGATAAAGCCGACCGATCAGATAATCATCAGCTCAAAAGCGATCCCAGGCAACGAAAACAGCGTCTCAACGGTGCTAAATTTCTTACTAAAATCAGGCGCGAGCGTCGCTTACCAAGACTTTAGCGAGATCCACGTCAGCGGTCACGCAGCGCAAGAAGAGCAAAAGCTGATGCTTCGCCTCATAAAACCAAAATTTTTCTTGCCAGTGCATGGCGAGTACAACCACATCGCAAAGCACAAAGAGACGGCCATTAGCTGTGGTGTGGATGAGAGAAATATCTATCTAATGAGCGACGGCGATCAGATGGAGGTTTGCCAAAAATACCTAAAACGTGTAAAAACAGTAAAAACTGGCAAAGTCTTCATAGACAATCAAATAAATAAACAAATCGCAGACGACGTCGTCATCGACAGACAAAACCTAGCTGAAGCAGGCGTCGTCATGATAATCGCTCAAATTTCACGTCACGGCGCAAAACTCATCAACAAACCTCGCGTTATCAGCTACGGCCTTGTGGGCGACAAGCAAGACGCTGAGTTTAGAAAAGAGATGGAGGGCGTGCTGGAGCAATATCTAAGCAACGTCAAAGAGGAGCTTTTGAAAGATAGCAGACTACTCGAGTCACAAGTGCGCCAAGTGATCAGAAAGCACATATTTAGAAAGGTCAAAAAGTACCCAACTATCGTGCCGATCATCTATCTAATGTAA
- a CDS encoding nitrous oxide reductase accessory protein NosL — protein MKFIALLLSAVFALWAGNLTSEANINAYKGAKERIELPKDARCAVCGMPIKNKQWATLIKAGGKDYYFDGVKDMAHFYFADEMAKEAYVSDYYTLEKLDAKDAFYVHGSNVFGPMGEEFIPFKDEAKANSFMKDHAGKGVIKFDEIKTFIGK, from the coding sequence ATGAAATTTATAGCTTTGTTGCTTAGTGCGGTTTTTGCCTTGTGGGCTGGAAATTTGACGAGTGAAGCAAATATAAACGCCTATAAAGGGGCAAAAGAGCGCATCGAGCTACCAAAGGATGCAAGATGTGCAGTGTGTGGCATGCCTATAAAAAACAAGCAGTGGGCAACACTTATAAAGGCTGGTGGCAAGGATTATTACTTTGATGGCGTAAAAGATATGGCGCACTTTTACTTTGCTGATGAGATGGCGAAAGAGGCTTATGTGAGTGATTATTACACGCTTGAAAAGCTTGATGCAAAAGATGCGTTTTACGTGCATGGCTCAAACGTTTTTGGACCGATGGGCGAGGAGTTTATCCCGTTTAAAGACGAAGCAAAGGCAAATAGCTTTATGAAAGATCACGCTGGCAAAGGTGTCATAAAATTTGACGAGATAAAGACATTTATCGGTAAATAA
- a CDS encoding tetratricopeptide repeat protein has product MKKIVFLSMFLLTIGFSQDLFEPGLEAYKKGDYGKAAELFEKACSNGNTIACSAAGVLYENGQGVKQDYHKAIKLYEKDCYGEQASGCTNLGILIAEGKGTRQDYHKAEEIFRKGCDNKDADSCNNLGVFYENGQGVKQDYSKAAEIYKKACEYNNANCLNLGNLYKNGKGLKQDYYKAIKLYEMACDGGNAISCTLAGILYEKGQGVGRDYHIAKELFGKACDLGLQPGCDFYKKLNEKGF; this is encoded by the coding sequence ATGAAAAAGATTGTGTTTTTATCTATGTTTTTATTAACTATTGGATTTTCACAGGATCTTTTTGAACCCGGACTTGAAGCTTACAAGAAAGGTGATTACGGTAAAGCGGCTGAGTTGTTTGAGAAAGCATGTAGTAATGGAAATACCATTGCATGCTCTGCCGCTGGAGTGTTATATGAGAATGGGCAAGGCGTAAAACAAGACTATCACAAAGCAATCAAATTGTATGAAAAAGATTGTTATGGTGAACAAGCTAGTGGTTGTACCAATTTAGGAATTTTAATAGCAGAGGGAAAAGGAACAAGACAAGACTATCACAAAGCAGAGGAGATATTCAGAAAAGGTTGTGATAACAAAGATGCTGACAGTTGTAATAATTTAGGAGTTTTTTATGAGAACGGACAAGGTGTAAAACAAGACTATAGCAAAGCTGCAGAGATATACAAAAAGGCTTGCGAGTATAACAATGCAAATTGTCTTAATTTAGGAAATTTATACAAAAATGGCAAAGGATTAAAACAAGACTATTATAAAGCAATTAAACTATATGAAATGGCTTGTGATGGTGGAAATGCCATTAGCTGCACTCTTGCTGGTATTTTATATGAAAAAGGACAAGGGGTAGGGCGAGATTACCATATAGCAAAAGAATTATTTGGGAAGGCTTGTGATTTAGGTCTTCAACCAGGATGTGATTTTTACAAGAAACTAAATGAAAAAGGCTTTTAA